From the Butyrivibrio fibrisolvens genome, one window contains:
- the sufB gene encoding Fe-S cluster assembly protein SufB, with protein MFDDIKKSVADINQSMYDFKDVETDKDFYREEAGFTKEIVEKVSKEKNDPEWMREFRLKCLDIYNNMQMPNWGPDTSELNMDLISSYVKSKTGMQGNWEDVPDDIKNTFEKLGIPQAERESLAGVGAQYDSELVYHNVKEEVAASGVVYTDFESALHGEYADMVREHFMKLVPPTDHKYAALHGAVWSGGSFVYVPKGVKVEIPLQSYFRLNAAGAGQFEHTLIIVDEGADLHFIEGCSAPKYNVANLHAGCVELFVGKNARLRYSTIENWSKNMYNLNTKRALVEEGGVMEWVSGSFGSHTSYLYPMTILQGDHSRMEYTGITFAGKGQNLDTGAKVVHNGKYTSSVISTKSISKDGGIGTYRSSVTINKNAKHSKAVISCDSLMLDSKSRSDTIPGMDIRTNDADVGHEAKIGRISDDAVFYLMSRGIKEEDARAMIVSGFADPVSKELPLEYAVEMNNLIKLEMSGNM; from the coding sequence ATGTTCGATGATATAAAGAAGTCTGTTGCTGATATCAATCAGTCAATGTACGACTTTAAAGATGTAGAAACAGATAAAGACTTTTACCGCGAAGAGGCCGGATTTACTAAAGAGATAGTTGAGAAGGTCTCTAAGGAAAAAAATGATCCGGAATGGATGAGAGAGTTTCGCTTAAAATGTCTTGATATATACAACAATATGCAGATGCCTAATTGGGGTCCTGATACCAGCGAACTCAATATGGATCTTATCTCTTCATATGTAAAATCGAAGACAGGAATGCAGGGCAACTGGGAAGATGTTCCTGATGATATCAAGAATACATTTGAAAAGCTTGGTATCCCCCAGGCAGAGAGAGAATCTCTTGCAGGTGTTGGAGCCCAGTACGACTCAGAGCTTGTATATCATAATGTCAAGGAAGAGGTTGCTGCTTCAGGCGTTGTATATACAGATTTTGAGAGCGCTCTTCACGGCGAATATGCTGATATGGTAAGAGAGCACTTCATGAAGCTCGTACCTCCTACAGATCACAAGTATGCTGCACTTCATGGCGCAGTATGGTCCGGCGGATCATTTGTATATGTACCCAAGGGAGTCAAAGTCGAGATACCGCTTCAGTCATACTTCCGTCTTAATGCGGCTGGTGCAGGACAGTTTGAGCATACACTTATCATTGTTGATGAAGGTGCTGATCTTCATTTCATAGAGGGATGCTCTGCTCCTAAATATAACGTTGCCAATCTTCATGCAGGATGCGTTGAGCTTTTTGTAGGCAAGAATGCAAGACTTCGCTATTCTACAATTGAGAACTGGTCCAAGAACATGTACAACCTCAACACCAAGCGTGCCCTTGTAGAAGAAGGCGGCGTAATGGAATGGGTATCAGGTTCTTTTGGATCACATACTTCATACCTTTATCCTATGACAATCCTTCAGGGTGATCATTCCAGAATGGAATATACAGGTATCACCTTTGCTGGTAAAGGTCAGAATCTGGATACAGGTGCCAAGGTAGTTCATAACGGTAAGTATACCTCTTCTGTTATAAGCACCAAGTCCATCAGTAAAGACGGCGGTATCGGTACTTACAGAAGTTCAGTAACTATCAATAAAAATGCCAAGCATTCCAAGGCTGTTATCTCCTGTGATTCACTGATGCTTGATTCCAAGTCAAGATCAGATACGATCCCCGGAATGGATATTCGTACCAATGATGCAGATGTAGGACACGAAGCCAAGATTGGTCGTATAAGCGATGATGCGGTATTCTACCTCATGAGCCGCGGTATCAAGGAAGAGGATGCAAGAGCTATGATAGTATCAGGTTTTGCAGATCCTGTATCCAAGGAACTTCCGCTTGAATATGCAGTAGAGATGAACAACCTGATCAAACTTGAGATGTCCGGCAATATGTAA
- the sufU gene encoding Fe-S cluster assembly sulfur transfer protein SufU, whose translation MEIKQLYREIVNEHNLNPVHKGVMEAPTLKLRGVNPSCGDDITLQLKISDDGIIEDAMFDGSGCAISQASVDMMADQIIGTNKDEALKLASTFMGMIRGDVTDEKEIEQLDEAAALQDVSHMPARVKCAVLGWKTMQEILDHPEKNEI comes from the coding sequence ATGGAGATTAAGCAGCTTTATCGCGAGATCGTTAATGAGCACAATTTGAATCCTGTGCACAAAGGAGTTATGGAGGCTCCGACTCTTAAACTTCGAGGAGTTAATCCTTCATGCGGAGATGATATAACACTTCAGCTTAAGATAAGTGATGATGGCATCATAGAAGATGCTATGTTTGATGGATCAGGATGCGCTATTTCACAGGCATCTGTTGATATGATGGCTGATCAGATAATTGGCACCAATAAGGATGAAGCTCTAAAGCTTGCATCTACTTTCATGGGCATGATCCGCGGAGATGTAACTGATGAAAAAGAAATCGAGCAGCTTGACGAGGCAGCAGCACTTCAGGACGTATCCCACATGCCGGCACGTGTAAAATGTGCTGTTCTTGGATGGAAGACAATGCAGGAGATACTCGATCACCCTGAAAAGAACGAAATCTGA
- a CDS encoding SufB/SufD family protein: protein MNIDMRVNELPARTYRWLQLNGEDINEQDISFSSFAMDIVKTPEGVSIAEDVDGKEAEKVFAPSYEQRVKADENLVGPNGDTSINHAGQIVRTGMGSGVDALLESAGVSATVIKAADKTSVSEPVMLHDHLCSSGSAISRQVIVVPDGSSLTVIMDYDSDEDASGIEAVSTKFYVGKGATLRLVKIQMLGKKVRHFDDLGGVVMDNGRFELVQMEIGAMKAYTGAYVSLLGREAVSDNNTGFLGTDDQFYDFNYVAEQRGVKTSSMATYRGVLDGRAVKNWRGSLDFREGSVGGEGDEQEDTLLLSPDVVNRSMPLILCKEENVDGRHGATIGQLSDDMLFYMEARGIDKESAKKIMVRARLDSIARMIPDEKLKDKVSSYLDEIL from the coding sequence ATGAATATAGATATGAGAGTTAATGAGCTTCCGGCCAGAACTTACCGGTGGCTTCAGTTAAATGGTGAAGATATAAATGAACAGGATATCTCCTTTTCCTCTTTTGCCATGGATATAGTCAAGACTCCGGAAGGCGTAAGCATAGCCGAAGATGTCGATGGTAAGGAAGCTGAGAAAGTTTTTGCACCTTCATATGAGCAAAGAGTTAAGGCTGATGAGAACCTTGTAGGACCTAACGGCGATACTTCAATCAATCATGCAGGTCAGATAGTAAGAACAGGTATGGGATCAGGAGTTGATGCCTTGCTAGAAAGTGCAGGCGTTAGTGCTACTGTCATTAAGGCTGCCGACAAGACTTCAGTTTCAGAGCCTGTAATGCTCCATGATCATCTTTGCAGCAGTGGAAGCGCTATAAGTCGCCAGGTTATAGTTGTTCCTGATGGTTCATCACTTACAGTTATAATGGACTATGATTCAGATGAGGATGCAAGCGGCATAGAGGCAGTCAGCACTAAATTCTATGTAGGTAAAGGTGCTACGCTTCGCCTTGTCAAGATTCAGATGCTTGGCAAAAAGGTAAGGCATTTTGACGATCTTGGCGGCGTGGTTATGGACAATGGCCGATTTGAACTTGTTCAGATGGAGATCGGTGCTATGAAGGCATACACCGGAGCATATGTAAGTCTTCTTGGAAGAGAAGCTGTATCTGATAACAATACAGGATTCCTTGGAACAGACGATCAGTTCTACGATTTCAACTATGTTGCTGAGCAGCGCGGCGTTAAGACAAGCTCTATGGCTACTTACAGAGGCGTGCTTGATGGAAGAGCTGTCAAGAACTGGAGAGGTTCACTTGATTTCCGTGAAGGTTCTGTAGGCGGTGAAGGTGATGAGCAGGAAGATACACTTCTTCTTTCGCCTGACGTAGTTAACAGATCCATGCCTCTTATCCTTTGCAAGGAAGAGAATGTTGACGGAAGACATGGCGCTACTATAGGTCAGCTGTCTGATGATATGCTCTTCTACATGGAAGCAAGAGGAATAGACAAAGAGAGCGCCAAGAAGATAATGGTTCGTGCAAGGCTTGATTCGATAGCCCGCATGATACCTGATGAGAAGTTAAAAGATAAAGTTTCCTCATATCTTGATGAGATTCTCTAA
- a CDS encoding putative manganese transporter — MRLTMELLVDVILDTVIDGVKILPFLFITYLLMELLERHTMDKAGDIVRKAGKSGPLWGAVLGVLPQCGFSAAASNLYAGRVITVGTLIAIYLSTSDEMLPLMISERVPVTTILPILGLKALVGIIAGFIVDFAANKTRKIRHQGREDFRIEELCEREHCHCEDEEEGSILKSAFVHTVHIFLYLLVLTFILNFIVELIGEEAIMSVITANPLLGHIVAGIIGLIPNCAASIIITELYLGGMITMGTMMSGLLVGAGIGLLILFRVNPEFKRNLHITGILYVTGVFFGILIDLIL, encoded by the coding sequence ATGAGGTTAACAATGGAATTATTAGTAGATGTAATCTTAGATACAGTGATAGACGGAGTTAAGATACTTCCGTTTCTATTTATAACATATCTTCTCATGGAGCTTCTGGAAAGGCATACTATGGACAAGGCTGGTGATATTGTAAGAAAAGCCGGAAAGTCCGGTCCCTTATGGGGAGCTGTCCTTGGAGTACTGCCTCAGTGTGGATTCTCAGCTGCTGCCTCTAACCTATATGCAGGCCGTGTTATAACAGTTGGAACCCTGATCGCCATATACCTTTCTACATCCGATGAGATGCTACCTCTTATGATATCTGAAAGGGTTCCTGTTACTACAATCCTTCCCATTCTGGGTCTTAAGGCTCTGGTTGGAATCATAGCCGGATTCATTGTGGACTTTGCAGCCAATAAGACTAGGAAGATCCGCCACCAAGGAAGAGAAGATTTCAGAATAGAAGAGCTCTGCGAGCGTGAACACTGTCACTGCGAAGACGAGGAAGAAGGTAGCATCTTAAAATCCGCGTTTGTACATACTGTTCATATCTTCTTATATCTTCTGGTTCTTACTTTTATACTCAATTTCATAGTTGAGCTTATAGGTGAAGAGGCTATTATGTCAGTAATTACCGCTAATCCTCTGCTGGGACACATCGTAGCAGGCATAATAGGTCTTATCCCTAACTGCGCTGCTTCTATAATCATAACTGAGCTGTACCTTGGCGGAATGATAACAATGGGAACCATGATGTCAGGATTATTAGTAGGTGCCGGAATTGGACTACTTATCCTGTTCAGAGTCAATCCTGAATTCAAGAGAAATCTCCATATCACTGGAATTCTCTATGTTACAGGTGTATTCTTCGGAATACTTATTGATCTTATTTTGTAA
- the sufC gene encoding Fe-S cluster assembly ATPase SufC, with translation MSEQNLLQVSDLSVSVDEMQILHKLNLSVNPGETHVLMGPNGAGKSTLGNTLMGNPSYVVDEGKIFFDGQDITNLSTDKRAAAGMFMSFQNPLEVPGISLSAFIRNAIHAQTGKPIKLLAYKKLLESTMELLNMDPSYADRDLNVGFSGGEKKKAEILQLLMLSPRLAILDETDSGLDVDAVRTVSKGIEEYQKRENGALIIITHSTKILESLHVDHTHVLVKGQIVASGDGSLVDEINANGFERFIKE, from the coding sequence ATGTCTGAACAGAATCTTTTGCAGGTTAGTGATCTTTCAGTCTCTGTTGATGAGATGCAGATCCTGCATAAATTAAACTTAAGTGTTAATCCCGGAGAGACACATGTACTCATGGGACCTAACGGTGCCGGTAAGTCTACACTTGGTAACACCCTTATGGGCAACCCAAGCTATGTAGTAGATGAAGGCAAGATCTTTTTTGACGGACAGGATATTACTAATCTTTCTACAGATAAGAGAGCAGCTGCAGGAATGTTCATGTCATTCCAGAATCCTCTTGAGGTTCCGGGTATCTCACTTTCAGCTTTTATAAGGAATGCCATCCACGCCCAGACAGGCAAGCCTATCAAGCTCCTTGCATACAAGAAGCTTCTCGAGTCAACTATGGAGCTTCTCAATATGGATCCTTCATATGCTGACCGTGATCTTAACGTAGGATTTTCAGGCGGTGAGAAGAAGAAGGCAGAGATCCTTCAGCTCCTTATGCTCAGCCCCCGCCTTGCAATCCTTGATGAGACTGACTCAGGACTTGATGTAGATGCTGTTCGTACAGTATCCAAGGGAATTGAAGAGTATCAGAAGAGAGAGAACGGTGCTCTTATCATCATCACTCACTCAACCAAGATCCTTGAATCACTTCATGTTGATCACACTCACGTCCTTGTAAAGGGTCAGATTGTTGCATCTGGAGACGGATCACTTGTTGATGAGATCAACGCTAACGGATTTGAGCGTTTTATTAAAGAGTGA
- a CDS encoding aminotransferase class V-fold PLP-dependent enzyme, translated as MKAEDFRQDFPIFKGNDYIYFDNAATSQRPQAVIDAVTDFYQKSNANPLRGLYDWSVDATERYEHARSTVAKFIGAKESCEIVFTRNTTESMNLIAYSYGLKNVGKDDEIVISVMEHHSNILPWQMVCRQTGARLVWLEPDEEGVITEDEYKSKITDKARIVSIGHVSNVLGITNPVKEIAAYAHEKGAIVVVDGAQSVPHMKVDVNEIGADFLAFSGHKLMAPMGIGVLYGKKDLLEAMDPFLTGGEMIEYVTRDSATWAELPHKFEAGTVNAADAVGLEAAINYIESVGFDFIKEQEHKITRLLMDGMSELSYIKVYGSKDPKKHCGIVTFTIDGVHPHDISSVLNEDHVCVRAGHHCAQPLMQFLKVGSTARASLYFYNTEEEVKRFLEVLKGVRKVMGYGD; from the coding sequence ATGAAGGCAGAAGATTTCAGACAGGATTTCCCTATTTTTAAGGGAAATGACTATATATATTTTGATAACGCGGCTACATCTCAGAGACCGCAGGCAGTTATAGATGCAGTTACAGACTTTTATCAAAAGTCCAATGCCAATCCTCTTAGAGGACTCTATGACTGGAGCGTAGATGCTACAGAGCGCTATGAACATGCAAGAAGTACAGTAGCAAAGTTTATAGGTGCCAAGGAAAGCTGCGAGATAGTATTTACCAGAAACACAACTGAATCCATGAACCTTATCGCCTACAGCTACGGGCTTAAGAATGTAGGCAAGGACGATGAGATCGTTATCTCAGTAATGGAGCACCATTCTAATATACTTCCATGGCAGATGGTATGCAGACAGACTGGTGCAAGGCTTGTATGGCTTGAGCCTGATGAAGAGGGCGTTATCACAGAAGATGAATATAAGTCCAAGATAACAGACAAGGCCAGGATCGTATCCATAGGCCATGTATCCAACGTACTTGGTATTACCAATCCTGTCAAAGAGATAGCTGCATATGCTCATGAGAAGGGCGCTATTGTCGTAGTAGACGGAGCGCAGTCTGTACCTCATATGAAGGTTGATGTTAATGAGATAGGTGCAGATTTCCTTGCATTTTCAGGCCACAAGCTTATGGCTCCTATGGGAATCGGCGTATTATATGGCAAAAAAGACCTTCTTGAAGCAATGGATCCTTTCCTTACAGGAGGAGAGATGATCGAATATGTTACAAGAGACTCTGCAACCTGGGCGGAGCTTCCTCACAAGTTTGAGGCAGGAACAGTCAATGCTGCTGATGCAGTGGGTCTTGAAGCTGCTATTAACTATATTGAGAGCGTTGGATTTGACTTTATCAAGGAACAGGAGCATAAAATTACTCGTCTTCTTATGGACGGAATGAGCGAATTGTCGTATATTAAAGTATATGGATCCAAAGATCCAAAGAAGCATTGCGGCATAGTGACATTTACAATAGATGGCGTACATCCTCATGATATCTCATCTGTGTTAAATGAAGACCATGTATGCGTAAGAGCAGGTCATCACTGCGCTCAGCCGCTCATGCAGTTCTTGAAAGTAGGCTCAACGGCAAGAGCCAGCCTCTATTTCTACAATACAGAAGAAGAGGTCAAGAGATTTTTGGAAGTACTAAAAGGCGTTAGAAAGGTTATGGGTTATGGAGATTAA
- a CDS encoding energy-coupling factor ABC transporter ATP-binding protein: MKTGIHGQILKIENLSFSYDNETPVLQGINLTATDGESIGIIGANGIGKSTLMKLLVGLNTGYTGKLIVAGHEVVPANLNHIREHVGYVFQDSDSQLFLSTVEDDIAFGPRNYGLSEDEVQKRVDDAISFLNIEHLRHKQTYKMSGGEKKLASIATILAMEPDIIIMDEPSIALDPRNRRNLINILNEIKALKIITSHDLDFVMDTCKRTILLDDGRIIADGDTDVILRDKDLLTSHSLELPLSLSRI; encoded by the coding sequence ATGAAAACAGGTATACACGGACAGATACTAAAAATAGAAAATCTATCCTTTAGCTATGACAACGAAACTCCCGTCCTTCAAGGCATAAACCTTACAGCTACAGATGGTGAAAGTATAGGAATCATAGGTGCTAACGGTATAGGTAAGTCAACTCTTATGAAGCTCCTTGTAGGACTAAATACCGGATATACAGGTAAGCTTATAGTAGCTGGGCATGAAGTCGTTCCTGCCAATCTTAATCACATAAGAGAGCATGTTGGCTATGTGTTTCAGGATTCTGACAGCCAGCTCTTTTTGTCAACAGTAGAAGATGACATAGCCTTTGGCCCTAGAAACTATGGCCTTTCTGAAGATGAAGTTCAAAAGAGAGTAGATGATGCAATCTCCTTCCTTAACATAGAACACCTAAGGCACAAGCAGACCTATAAGATGTCAGGCGGTGAGAAGAAGCTTGCATCAATAGCCACGATCCTTGCCATGGAGCCCGACATCATAATCATGGACGAACCCTCAATAGCCCTTGATCCCCGCAACAGAAGGAATTTAATCAATATACTAAATGAAATAAAAGCACTAAAGATAATAACATCACATGATCTTGACTTCGTAATGGATACCTGCAAACGTACCATCTTACTTGATGATGGCAGGATTATCGCAGATGGTGATACTGATGTGATATTACGAGACAAAGACCTCCTGACATCACACTCGTTAGAGCTACCACTTAGCCTTTCAAGAATCTGA
- a CDS encoding Fur family transcriptional regulator gives MSCKIHAETVERQMERNWPEGIKKTKQRLDIYHILADAVKPLTATEIYEELSKKEGGNSYAFSTVYRCLQTFEDAGILTKSTAVTSENAMYELRLAQHRHYAICLKCKERFPLRTCFLGDLNKMLPANMDDFEITGHQLEIYGYCAKCK, from the coding sequence ATGTCTTGCAAAATACATGCTGAAACCGTTGAACGTCAGATGGAACGCAACTGGCCAGAGGGAATCAAAAAGACAAAGCAAAGACTTGATATATATCATATTCTTGCAGATGCTGTTAAACCACTGACTGCAACTGAGATATATGAGGAGCTTAGCAAAAAAGAAGGCGGGAACAGCTACGCATTTTCCACTGTATACAGGTGCCTTCAGACTTTTGAAGATGCAGGTATCCTTACTAAGTCAACTGCCGTTACCAGTGAAAATGCCATGTACGAGCTGCGCCTTGCCCAGCACAGGCATTATGCCATCTGTCTTAAGTGCAAGGAGCGCTTCCCTCTAAGGACATGCTTCCTTGGAGATCTAAACAAAATGCTCCCTGCCAACATGGACGATTTCGAGATCACAGGCCACCAGCTTGAAATATACGGCTACTGCGCAAAATGTAAGTAA
- the cbiQ gene encoding cobalt ECF transporter T component CbiQ — translation MSSIEKKIKELNSIQDLQQRTHWMNELHPLGKLLVCVIYIFLVTSFDKYDITPLILMAVYLIFAFLIGELSVLKALYRMRIILPLVLFVGIFNPFFDREIVLTIGSINVSGGFLSMITLIIKGFYTVLAAYILIATTSIDDICYALRCIKIPRIIVIVIMLIYRYFDVMAQEADRITTAYKLRAPSQKGIHYKAWGTLVGQWLLRSIDKAELVYESMLLRGFKGDFSFKHKAVRPLDILYPLVWIFIWVIIKLRIFV, via the coding sequence ATGAGCTCAATTGAAAAAAAAATTAAGGAACTAAATAGTATTCAGGATCTGCAGCAGCGTACCCATTGGATGAATGAACTTCATCCTCTGGGGAAGCTGCTAGTTTGCGTTATATACATATTTTTAGTAACCTCTTTTGACAAATACGATATTACGCCTTTGATACTTATGGCTGTATATCTTATTTTTGCCTTCCTTATAGGAGAGTTGTCTGTTTTGAAAGCCCTGTATAGAATGAGGATCATCCTGCCGCTTGTGTTATTTGTAGGTATCTTTAATCCTTTTTTTGACAGGGAGATAGTATTAACTATAGGTAGCATCAATGTATCAGGCGGCTTTTTATCTATGATCACGCTTATAATCAAGGGCTTTTACACTGTTCTTGCGGCGTATATACTAATAGCCACAACATCCATAGATGATATCTGCTATGCCCTTAGATGCATAAAGATTCCCAGGATCATAGTGATTGTCATAATGCTCATATACAGGTACTTCGATGTTATGGCACAGGAAGCGGACAGGATTACAACAGCTTACAAACTGAGAGCTCCCTCGCAGAAAGGGATTCATTATAAAGCTTGGGGGACTCTTGTGGGCCAATGGCTTCTTCGCAGTATAGATAAGGCAGAACTTGTTTATGAGAGCATGCTTCTTAGAGGCTTTAAGGGCGATTTTTCTTTTAAGCATAAAGCTGTAAGACCCTTGGATATCCTATATCCTCTTGTATGGATATTTATTTGGGTGATTATCAAACTTCGGATTTTTGTATAA
- a CDS encoding sensor histidine kinase: protein MVSKLRRKFVITAMSALLVILLVLISVINVANFVEFTKSADDILKILADNDGTFPEMGPGQAMNEMKVAGIEASIMESDPSNGSSQTMNSTQESSTPPAPKSEERSRDIFSYNRNVETPFSTRYFWVKIDDSGKVKEIDTGHIASILEETAGEMAESIYASSKTKGYESTYRYYVRRLDTGDTLLLFKDCSSDMYNAIKLLRNTFLLMLACLLAMFILVWIMSGHAVSPVVESLEKQKRFITDAGHELKTPLAVISASVDVIELDNGKSEWTISIKNQIKRMTDLIQKMLTLSRMEEENVRLVFTDIDLSSICLETAGSFEAVAESAGKKYTTDIEDGVHIKGDKNSMTQLLSLLIDNAIKYSSEKGSIEVRLQRGKHIELEVRNTCDNIPEGDLDKLFDRFYRADTSRNRKSGGYGIGLSVARAIVTSHGGSIEALRDGDNIIRFVARFSK from the coding sequence ATGGTTAGTAAACTTCGTAGAAAGTTCGTAATAACAGCGATGAGTGCACTTCTTGTAATACTTCTTGTGCTTATAAGTGTCATCAACGTGGCCAATTTCGTAGAGTTTACAAAAAGTGCTGACGATATTCTTAAGATCCTGGCAGATAACGATGGAACATTTCCTGAGATGGGTCCTGGCCAGGCTATGAACGAGATGAAAGTCGCGGGCATAGAAGCGTCAATCATGGAAAGTGATCCTTCTAATGGTTCATCCCAGACTATGAATTCTACTCAGGAATCGTCTACTCCTCCGGCTCCTAAGAGTGAGGAGCGTAGCAGGGATATCTTTTCCTATAATAGAAATGTTGAAACTCCCTTCTCTACAAGATATTTCTGGGTCAAGATCGACGATAGTGGAAAGGTTAAAGAGATTGATACAGGCCACATAGCATCTATTCTGGAAGAGACAGCCGGAGAGATGGCAGAGAGCATTTATGCTTCATCTAAGACCAAGGGCTACGAATCCACCTACAGATATTATGTGAGAAGACTTGATACCGGAGATACGCTACTGCTGTTCAAAGACTGCAGCTCGGATATGTACAATGCCATCAAACTTCTTCGAAACACATTCCTTCTAATGCTGGCATGTCTTCTTGCCATGTTCATCCTGGTATGGATTATGTCAGGACATGCGGTATCCCCTGTAGTAGAATCTCTTGAAAAGCAGAAAAGATTCATAACCGATGCAGGTCATGAACTAAAGACTCCACTTGCAGTCATATCAGCGAGTGTGGATGTTATAGAGCTTGATAATGGTAAGAGCGAGTGGACCATTAGTATCAAGAATCAGATAAAGAGAATGACAGACCTTATCCAGAAGATGTTGACGCTATCCCGCATGGAAGAGGAGAATGTCAGGCTTGTTTTTACAGATATAGATCTTAGCAGTATATGTCTTGAGACAGCCGGAAGCTTTGAAGCAGTTGCAGAAAGTGCCGGGAAGAAATATACAACTGATATAGAAGATGGCGTTCATATTAAAGGTGATAAAAACTCCATGACCCAGCTATTATCACTTCTTATAGATAATGCCATAAAGTATTCTTCGGAAAAAGGGAGTATTGAAGTTAGGCTTCAAAGAGGCAAGCATATAGAATTAGAAGTTCGTAACACCTGTGACAATATTCCTGAAGGGGATCTGGACAAGCTTTTTGACAGGTTCTACAGAGCAGACACATCAAGGAACAGGAAAAGCGGCGGATATGGCATAGGCCTGTCTGTTGCAAGAGCGATAGTGACATCTCATGGCGGAAGCATAGAAGCTCTTAGAGATGGCGATAATATCATAAGATTTGTTGCCAGGTTTTCCAAATAA
- a CDS encoding energy-coupling factor ABC transporter permease, translating into MHMADALVVPAVAGTMYVLSTTVAGLSVKKVREENDPKKIPVMGVMGAFVFATQMLNFTIPGTGSSGHLCGGMMLSALLGPYAGFLTMIGVLLVQCLLFADGGLLALGCNIWNMAFYGCFVGALLIWRPIMKKGATRGRIIAASIIGCVLTLQMGAFSVTIETLLSGVTKLPFTVFLATMQPIHLAIGFVEGLITAAVLVFVHEARPELLWGASNDETVKGRLSFVPTIAVLAVAAAICGGVVSLFASSFPDGLEWSMEKVAGTAELEAVGGAYDAAAKVQEATSLLPDYAFKGSESAIGTSFSGIAGALVVVLITVGACYAFKFFKKKTGTSN; encoded by the coding sequence ATGCACATGGCAGACGCGCTTGTAGTTCCGGCGGTTGCAGGAACTATGTATGTATTATCAACGACAGTGGCAGGACTTTCTGTCAAGAAAGTAAGAGAAGAAAATGATCCTAAGAAGATCCCGGTGATGGGCGTTATGGGAGCTTTTGTATTTGCTACTCAGATGCTCAACTTCACCATACCAGGGACCGGTTCATCAGGACATCTGTGCGGAGGAATGATGCTTTCAGCTCTCCTTGGGCCGTATGCGGGATTTTTGACTATGATAGGGGTGTTGCTCGTCCAATGCCTGCTATTTGCAGACGGAGGGCTTCTGGCACTTGGCTGCAACATTTGGAATATGGCATTCTACGGATGCTTTGTAGGCGCCCTTCTTATCTGGCGTCCTATTATGAAAAAAGGCGCAACAAGAGGCAGGATAATAGCAGCTTCTATAATAGGCTGTGTTCTTACACTTCAGATGGGAGCCTTCTCTGTTACGATAGAGACCCTTTTATCAGGTGTTACAAAGCTTCCGTTTACAGTATTTCTTGCAACAATGCAGCCTATACATCTTGCGATAGGCTTTGTAGAAGGACTTATCACAGCAGCTGTCCTTGTTTTTGTACATGAAGCAAGACCTGAGCTTTTATGGGGTGCTTCTAATGACGAGACAGTTAAGGGTAGACTTTCTTTTGTTCCTACAATCGCTGTACTTGCAGTAGCTGCAGCTATTTGCGGCGGTGTTGTTTCACTATTTGCTTCATCCTTCCCTGATGGGTTAGAATGGTCCATGGAGAAGGTTGCAGGAACTGCTGAGCTTGAAGCTGTAGGCGGAGCATATGATGCAGCAGCCAAAGTTCAGGAAGCTACATCCCTTCTTCCTGATTATGCCTTTAAAGGCAGTGAATCTGCAATTGGTACAAGCTTTTCGGGTATTGCAGGAGCGCTTGTAGTTGTACTTATTACAGTCGGTGCCTGCTACGCTTTTAAGTTTTTCAAGAAAAAAACAGGCACAAGTAATTAA